The Leptospirales bacterium genome has a window encoding:
- a CDS encoding alcohol dehydrogenase catalytic domain-containing protein, whose product MSRFDYEAPEYQADGSFQTTHFTIEGSAQSGWRILRNSQAWMELGPGYEALPTLYCGVCSTDLARRFLPYPLPQVIGHEVVALHEGRPAAIEINASHLARGLHDSNCPFCSKGINTQCPQRITLGIDRLPGGFSPMVLAPVEAIVPVPENISPLAAALTEPFAAALQGVDCSQPRRGERIAVLGPRRLGALMIAALNAFRKECGYSFTIVGVARHDSLLQLSRDLGADEALDLRQCNPSSLDRTFDLVFDTTGSMQGLELALNMARRAVHLKSTNGQAAFGMQRLTDLVVDELALLPFHESNLNFKWPAESEARENRAIFAAPALNFQARQKLEQWAKSSSRTVYSLSPAEAADRLDVGGYPPQAPYPRFDLAVVDSLADADSIIRPTPPREFSLLRARGAILLAPHRAGSPIAPEVMEKSAAPSLADSLLERRIAEGLELHSSRCGDFRRALAILSAHPEIAARLQEKMITQLKPLSEISEAFQLAADSGRSVKVVMETR is encoded by the coding sequence ATGAGCCGCTTCGACTACGAGGCCCCTGAGTATCAGGCCGACGGCTCTTTTCAGACGACTCATTTCACAATTGAAGGCTCCGCACAGAGCGGCTGGCGCATCCTGCGCAATTCACAGGCGTGGATGGAGCTTGGTCCGGGCTACGAAGCGCTGCCTACGCTCTATTGCGGCGTCTGTTCTACGGACCTGGCGCGCCGCTTCCTTCCCTACCCTTTGCCGCAGGTCATTGGCCATGAAGTTGTCGCCCTGCATGAGGGACGCCCGGCGGCCATCGAGATCAATGCCTCACACCTTGCACGCGGGCTGCACGATAGCAATTGCCCGTTCTGCAGCAAGGGCATTAACACTCAATGCCCGCAGCGAATCACACTCGGCATCGATCGCTTGCCTGGCGGATTTTCGCCGATGGTGCTGGCTCCCGTTGAGGCCATCGTCCCCGTGCCGGAAAATATCTCGCCGCTGGCGGCGGCGCTCACCGAGCCCTTTGCGGCGGCGCTGCAGGGCGTGGATTGCAGTCAGCCGCGGCGCGGCGAACGGATTGCGGTGCTCGGACCGCGGCGGCTGGGCGCATTGATGATCGCTGCACTCAACGCTTTTCGCAAAGAATGCGGCTACTCTTTTACCATCGTCGGCGTTGCGCGTCATGACTCACTGTTACAATTGTCACGCGATCTGGGCGCCGATGAGGCCCTTGATCTCCGGCAATGCAATCCGTCCAGCCTGGATAGAACCTTCGATCTGGTCTTTGATACGACCGGATCGATGCAGGGTCTGGAACTGGCCCTGAACATGGCGCGCCGCGCCGTGCATTTGAAATCGACCAATGGACAGGCGGCTTTCGGAATGCAACGTCTGACCGACCTGGTCGTGGATGAGCTGGCGCTTCTGCCCTTCCACGAATCCAATTTAAACTTCAAGTGGCCTGCAGAATCTGAGGCTCGTGAGAATCGAGCAATCTTTGCGGCGCCGGCCCTCAATTTCCAGGCGCGCCAGAAGTTGGAGCAATGGGCAAAGAGCAGCAGCCGTACGGTATACTCCCTCTCGCCTGCCGAAGCCGCCGACCGACTGGACGTCGGCGGCTATCCGCCGCAAGCGCCCTACCCCCGTTTTGATCTGGCCGTCGTCGATTCCCTTGCCGACGCTGATAGCATCATCCGACCGACTCCTCCGCGCGAGTTTTCGCTGCTGCGCGCCCGCGGTGCGATTTTGCTGGCGCCGCACCGCGCCGGCTCGCCGATTGCGCCAGAAGTCATGGAGAAAAGCGCCGCACCCTCGCTTGCTGATTCGCTTCTTGAGCGGCGGATCGCAGAAGGCCTGGAGCTGCACAGCTCGCGCTGCGGCGATTTCCGGCGCGCTCTGGCTATACTTTCGGCACATCCCGAAATCGCCGCGCGACTGCAGGAGAAAATGATCACCCAGCTGAAGCCGCTTTCGGAGATCTCGGAGGCGTTTCAGCTGGCGGCAGACAGCGGACGCAGCGTAAAAGTCGTAATGGAGACGCGTTGA
- the gcvH gene encoding glycine cleavage system protein GcvH — translation MASKIPENCLYTPKHEWAREEAGLLWIGITDYAQDSLGDIVFLSTPAVGAALSAGISFGSIESVKAAEDLYAPTSGVVAEVNEALRSAPEKINQDAYGSWILKLKDFDRSQLSSLLSPQAYSELLAKSAG, via the coding sequence ATGGCCAGCAAGATTCCGGAAAATTGTCTCTATACGCCAAAGCATGAATGGGCCCGCGAGGAAGCCGGCCTGCTCTGGATTGGAATCACTGATTATGCACAAGATTCGCTGGGCGATATTGTATTTCTGAGTACGCCAGCGGTCGGCGCCGCACTTTCCGCCGGAATCAGCTTCGGGTCCATTGAATCTGTGAAGGCCGCTGAAGACCTCTATGCGCCGACCAGCGGCGTGGTGGCCGAAGTCAATGAGGCGCTGCGTTCCGCTCCGGAAAAAATCAATCAGGACGCATATGGCAGCTGGATCCTGAAGCTCAAAGACTTTGACCGTAGCCAGCTCTCCTCCTTGCTGAGCCCCCAGGCGTACAGCGAATTGCTGGCCAAAAGTGCAGGCTAA
- the gcvT gene encoding glycine cleavage system aminomethyltransferase GcvT encodes MMSLKRTPLFSAHAALGGKMTPFAGWEMPVQYSSIIDEHMAVRKFAGIFDVSHMGEIAVRGKNALNLLEKLTCNSVAAMQPGQVQYNAVLNAAGGLVDDITVYRVNETEYFIVANASNYLTVTQHLRSYAEGDVEIEDQSERWHLLAVQGPQSEECLLSALDLNLSEIGYFRFQDFSWKGKLLRISRTGYSGEDGFEIYSDNESGQAIWELILGTQRSKGLIPCGLGARDTLRLEALYPLYGHELNERWTPVESGIGWIVRKKSPPYLAMDRILREKERGVTAQVVPFQLLEGGVPREGYPVLDPSGVKIAQVLSGAYSPSLRHGIGTAFLPIAMRAAGTKLQIEARGRLLQAETVSGPFVRGSAKRGK; translated from the coding sequence CTGATGAGTCTCAAGCGTACGCCGCTTTTTTCCGCACACGCCGCTCTTGGAGGCAAAATGACGCCGTTCGCCGGTTGGGAAATGCCGGTACAATACTCCTCTATCATAGATGAACACATGGCGGTCCGCAAATTTGCTGGAATATTTGATGTTTCGCATATGGGTGAAATTGCTGTACGTGGCAAAAATGCGCTGAATCTGCTGGAAAAACTGACATGCAACTCCGTCGCCGCCATGCAACCCGGACAGGTTCAATACAATGCAGTGTTGAATGCAGCCGGAGGCCTGGTGGACGATATCACCGTATATCGAGTCAATGAGACGGAATACTTCATTGTGGCCAATGCCTCCAATTACCTGACAGTGACGCAGCACCTTCGCTCGTACGCTGAAGGCGATGTTGAAATTGAAGATCAAAGCGAACGCTGGCATCTGCTGGCTGTTCAAGGCCCGCAGAGCGAGGAATGTCTCTTAAGCGCACTTGATTTGAACTTATCCGAAATCGGATATTTCCGATTTCAAGATTTTAGCTGGAAGGGAAAACTGCTGCGCATCAGCCGCACCGGATATAGCGGCGAGGATGGCTTCGAGATCTACTCCGACAATGAAAGCGGCCAGGCAATCTGGGAATTGATTCTCGGAACGCAGCGATCGAAAGGTTTGATTCCCTGCGGCCTCGGCGCTCGCGACACCCTGCGGCTGGAGGCGCTCTATCCGCTCTATGGCCATGAGCTCAACGAGCGCTGGACGCCGGTCGAAAGCGGCATCGGCTGGATTGTGCGTAAGAAATCGCCGCCCTACCTGGCCATGGATCGAATCCTGCGCGAGAAGGAGCGCGGCGTGACCGCACAGGTAGTTCCTTTCCAACTGCTGGAAGGGGGCGTTCCGCGCGAGGGTTACCCGGTGCTCGATCCTTCGGGCGTAAAGATTGCGCAGGTGCTGTCCGGCGCCTACTCGCCCAGCTTGCGCCATGGCATTGGCACGGCTTTTCTTCCAATTGCCATGCGCGCCGCCGGAACTAAATTGCAGATTGAGGCGCGCGGCCGCCTGTTGCAGGCCGAAACAGTCAGCGGGCCTTTTGTGCGCGGATCGGCGAAACGCGGAAAGTAG
- the purE gene encoding 5-(carboxyamino)imidazole ribonucleotide mutase, translated as MGSKSDLAIMAEAAGALEEFGIDHEVTIVSAHRTPHRLADYAQSAAERGLKVLIAGAGGAAHLPGMTAAYTALPVIGVPVRSSNSIDGWDSILSILQMPAGVPVATVALNQARNAGLLAVRILAAQDDSLRAKMNRFLEAQRDAVLQQAGEMESRGYKNLL; from the coding sequence ATGGGCAGCAAGTCGGACCTCGCCATTATGGCTGAGGCTGCAGGCGCGCTGGAAGAATTTGGGATCGACCATGAGGTGACAATTGTCTCGGCGCACCGCACCCCGCATCGTCTTGCAGACTACGCACAGAGCGCCGCAGAACGAGGATTGAAAGTTCTGATCGCTGGCGCCGGCGGCGCAGCGCACCTGCCGGGCATGACCGCTGCTTACACTGCGCTTCCAGTCATCGGCGTGCCGGTTCGCTCTTCCAATTCGATCGACGGCTGGGATTCAATCCTGTCCATTCTGCAGATGCCGGCAGGCGTTCCGGTGGCGACTGTCGCGCTGAATCAGGCTCGCAATGCCGGTCTGCTGGCGGTGCGCATCCTTGCCGCTCAGGACGATTCGCTCCGGGCAAAGATGAATCGATTTCTCGAGGCGCAGCGCGATGCGGTTCTGCAGCAGGCCGGCGAAATGGAATCCAGAGGATATAAGAATCTTCTGTAA
- a CDS encoding 5-(carboxyamino)imidazole ribonucleotide synthase, which yields MSPRFSDVQLGVLGGGQLGRMLLAPALQLGLQPFYLDGDAEAPCSFLKGFVHGAVSDRKAVLDFGERCDLLTIEIEHVNCDALELLAARGKVVRPGPQVIALIQDKLAQKQFYVQHKLPTLEFHSIERREDLRELRDWFPLVQKLRRAGYDGRGVQVLRGPDEIERGFDAPSIVERLAAFEKEIAVIVSRRSDGGLASFPAVEMEFHVEANLVELLFAPASISSDQERRAMQIAFAAAEALQIEGLLAVEMFLLSDGKLVINEMAPRPHNSGHHTIEACNSSQYAEHLRAILGLPAGDCRLRQPAAMINLLGASGASGAVRYKGLEKVLAWPGVHVHLYGKRQTRPYRKMGHVTVVAASAQEAIARARQIRDMIQVEGAEQ from the coding sequence ATGAGTCCGCGCTTCAGCGATGTGCAACTGGGCGTGCTGGGCGGCGGCCAATTGGGACGCATGCTGCTGGCGCCGGCCCTGCAGCTGGGTCTGCAACCATTCTATCTGGACGGCGACGCCGAGGCGCCCTGCAGTTTCCTGAAGGGCTTCGTCCACGGGGCGGTCTCTGATCGAAAGGCGGTGCTCGATTTTGGCGAACGCTGCGACCTCTTGACTATCGAAATCGAACATGTGAATTGCGACGCCCTGGAGTTGCTGGCGGCGCGCGGCAAGGTTGTGCGACCGGGGCCGCAAGTTATCGCACTCATTCAGGACAAGCTGGCCCAGAAGCAATTCTATGTTCAGCACAAACTTCCGACGCTCGAGTTCCACTCGATTGAGCGGCGCGAAGACTTGCGCGAATTGCGTGATTGGTTTCCGCTGGTACAGAAGCTGCGGCGCGCCGGCTACGACGGGCGCGGCGTGCAGGTCTTGCGCGGGCCGGATGAGATTGAGCGCGGTTTTGACGCCCCTTCGATAGTAGAACGGCTGGCCGCATTTGAAAAGGAGATCGCGGTTATCGTTAGCCGGCGATCCGATGGCGGCCTGGCCTCCTTCCCGGCGGTCGAAATGGAATTTCACGTGGAGGCGAACCTGGTAGAATTGCTCTTTGCCCCGGCTTCGATCAGCTCCGATCAAGAGCGGCGCGCCATGCAGATTGCCTTCGCTGCCGCCGAGGCGCTGCAGATCGAAGGTCTATTGGCGGTGGAGATGTTTTTGCTGAGCGATGGCAAACTGGTAATCAACGAGATGGCCCCGCGCCCGCACAATAGCGGTCATCATACAATTGAAGCTTGTAACAGTTCGCAGTATGCGGAGCATTTGCGCGCTATCCTTGGCCTGCCGGCCGGCGACTGCCGCCTGCGCCAGCCGGCTGCTATGATCAACCTGTTAGGCGCCAGTGGCGCCTCCGGCGCAGTTCGCTATAAGGGTCTGGAAAAAGTCCTTGCCTGGCCGGGGGTCCATGTCCACCTCTATGGCAAGCGTCAGACGCGTCCCTATCGCAAGATGGGTCACGTTACCGTAGTTGCGGCCAGCGCGCAGGAAGCCATCGCCCGCGCACGGCAAATTCGAGACATGATTCAGGTAGAGGGCGCGGAACAATGA
- the rsgA gene encoding ribosome small subunit-dependent GTPase A — protein sequence MELSDDPRLIQWQQQLQAQLEACSQSLGAMPLQAARLCSFDGEGGSILSDPSAMSLRRVLLSGRLLHSLGEDERPVSGDWLAVQEADEDLCIAHAILPRRNLLRRKQPGRGARPQALAANIDRALCLCGLDGDFNLRRLERYLVQCREDGIAAVVVLNKADQHEAQTISNFQDQVNAISANAPVLAISALLAHNLVALKTYLQPGETVALLGSSGAGKSTLLNQLLGEEQQRTAPVRAGDQRGRHTTTRRQLFRLPWGAYLMDTPGMREFGLLAGDDSLAAQFPEIQTLAANCRFENCSHEQEPGCAVRQALLDGVLATERWHSYQKLLAEERYHARQQDRTLQMEEKRKWKQIHKSLRQSYKQQS from the coding sequence ATGGAACTCTCCGACGATCCCAGACTGATTCAATGGCAACAGCAGCTGCAAGCGCAGCTGGAAGCGTGCAGCCAATCGCTGGGAGCGATGCCGCTGCAAGCTGCGCGACTGTGCAGCTTTGATGGCGAGGGCGGCAGCATCCTCTCCGATCCATCCGCGATGTCGTTGCGCCGCGTTTTGCTCAGCGGCCGATTATTGCACAGCCTTGGCGAAGACGAGCGACCGGTGAGCGGCGACTGGCTGGCGGTGCAGGAGGCCGATGAGGATCTTTGCATTGCACATGCCATTCTACCGCGACGCAATCTGTTGCGTCGCAAGCAGCCCGGTCGCGGCGCGCGCCCGCAAGCCCTGGCGGCCAACATCGACCGGGCGCTCTGTCTCTGCGGCCTGGATGGCGACTTCAACTTGCGACGCCTGGAGCGATACCTTGTTCAGTGTCGCGAGGATGGTATCGCCGCCGTTGTCGTTCTGAACAAGGCCGATCAGCACGAAGCGCAGACGATCTCCAATTTCCAGGATCAGGTAAACGCCATCAGCGCAAACGCGCCTGTCCTCGCTATCAGTGCGCTCCTGGCGCACAATCTCGTAGCCCTGAAGACCTACTTGCAGCCAGGCGAAACGGTTGCGCTGCTGGGTTCCTCCGGCGCCGGAAAGTCGACATTGCTCAACCAGCTGCTGGGCGAAGAGCAGCAGCGTACCGCCCCGGTGCGTGCTGGCGATCAGCGCGGCCGACACACCACCACGCGCCGTCAGCTCTTCCGGTTGCCCTGGGGCGCCTATCTGATGGATACGCCGGGGATGCGCGAATTCGGTCTGCTGGCAGGCGATGATTCGCTGGCGGCGCAGTTCCCTGAAATTCAGACCCTGGCTGCCAACTGCCGCTTCGAGAATTGCAGCCATGAACAGGAGCCAGGCTGCGCCGTACGCCAGGCGCTGCTTGACGGCGTTCTGGCCACAGAACGCTGGCACAGCTACCAGAAGCTACTGGCCGAAGAACGCTACCACGCGCGACAGCAAGACCGCACGCTACAAATGGAGGAAAAACGAAAGTGGAAACAGATCCACAAGTCGCTGCGCCAGAGCTACAAACAGCAATCATAG
- the groL gene encoding chaperonin GroEL (60 kDa chaperone family; promotes refolding of misfolded polypeptides especially under stressful conditions; forms two stacked rings of heptamers to form a barrel-shaped 14mer; ends can be capped by GroES; misfolded proteins enter the barrel where they are refolded when GroES binds) has product MAKQLQFHEDARRKLQAGVNKLANAVKATLGPRGRNVIIDKKFGAPTVTKDGVTVAKEVELEDHFENLGAQLAKEVATKTNDVAGDGTTTATVLAQSIVNEGLKNVAAGANPMYLKRGMDKAVDVVIGEIKKMSKDVGSNKQDIASVASISANNDAEIGKLIADAMEKVGQDGVITVEEAKGIDTTLEVVEGMQFDRGYQSPYFVTDPEGMVATLEDPYILIHEKKVSNMREFLPLLEKVAQGGRPLIIISEEVEGEALATLVVNNLRKTLKVCAVKAPGFGDRRKAMLEDIAILTGGQVISEDLGLKLENTDVSQLGKAKKVTVDKENTTIIEGAGKQADIKGRIAQIKKQIDDTTSDYDREKLQERLAKLSGGVAVIHVGAATEVEMKEKKARVEDALSATRSAVEEGTVPGGGLALLRGREALKDIKLDGDEKTGAEIIYRALEEPLRMIAQNAGLEGSVVVQRAMQEKGAMGFNAASLQWEDLTKAGILDPAKVVRSALQNAASIGSMVLTTEVSITDLPEKKEAAAPGGGMGGMGGMGGMGDF; this is encoded by the coding sequence ATGGCGAAACAATTGCAGTTTCATGAAGATGCCCGCCGCAAGCTGCAGGCTGGCGTAAACAAACTGGCTAACGCAGTCAAAGCAACGCTTGGACCGCGCGGTCGCAATGTCATCATCGACAAAAAATTTGGCGCTCCGACTGTAACCAAGGACGGCGTCACCGTAGCCAAGGAAGTCGAACTGGAAGACCATTTCGAAAACCTGGGCGCGCAGCTGGCCAAAGAAGTAGCTACCAAAACCAACGACGTGGCTGGCGACGGCACGACGACGGCTACCGTTCTGGCTCAGTCGATTGTAAACGAAGGCCTGAAAAACGTGGCCGCTGGCGCCAATCCAATGTACCTCAAGCGGGGCATGGACAAAGCCGTCGACGTCGTCATTGGCGAAATCAAGAAGATGTCCAAAGATGTCGGCTCGAACAAGCAGGACATCGCTTCGGTTGCATCGATCTCGGCCAACAATGACGCCGAGATTGGCAAACTGATCGCTGATGCTATGGAAAAGGTGGGCCAGGACGGCGTCATCACCGTGGAAGAAGCAAAGGGCATCGACACCACGCTGGAAGTCGTGGAGGGCATGCAATTTGACCGCGGCTATCAGTCGCCCTACTTCGTGACCGATCCGGAAGGAATGGTCGCCACTCTTGAGGATCCCTACATCCTGATCCACGAGAAGAAAGTTTCCAACATGCGCGAGTTTCTGCCGCTGCTGGAAAAAGTAGCGCAGGGCGGCCGTCCGCTGATCATCATCAGCGAAGAAGTCGAAGGCGAAGCGCTGGCCACGCTGGTGGTCAACAATCTGCGCAAGACCCTCAAAGTTTGCGCTGTGAAAGCGCCAGGCTTTGGCGATCGTCGCAAAGCGATGCTGGAAGACATTGCCATTCTGACCGGCGGTCAGGTAATCAGCGAAGACCTTGGTCTGAAGCTGGAAAATACCGATGTATCGCAACTCGGCAAAGCCAAGAAAGTGACTGTGGACAAGGAAAACACCACGATCATCGAAGGCGCTGGCAAGCAGGCTGATATCAAGGGCCGTATCGCGCAGATCAAAAAGCAAATCGACGATACGACCAGCGATTATGATCGCGAAAAGCTGCAGGAGCGCCTGGCCAAATTGTCCGGCGGCGTGGCGGTCATCCATGTGGGCGCCGCTACCGAAGTCGAAATGAAAGAGAAGAAGGCGCGCGTTGAAGATGCGCTGTCTGCTACTCGTTCGGCAGTGGAAGAAGGCACGGTGCCGGGCGGCGGACTTGCATTGCTGCGCGGACGCGAGGCGCTGAAAGACATCAAGCTGGATGGCGACGAGAAAACCGGCGCCGAGATCATCTACCGCGCTCTGGAAGAGCCGCTGCGCATGATTGCACAGAACGCCGGCCTCGAAGGCAGCGTTGTAGTCCAGCGCGCAATGCAGGAAAAAGGCGCTATGGGCTTCAATGCAGCAAGTCTGCAGTGGGAAGACCTCACCAAAGCGGGCATTCTGGACCCGGCCAAGGTCGTTCGCAGCGCGCTGCAAAACGCCGCTTCCATTGGCAGCATGGTACTGACCACCGAGGTCAGCATTACCGATCTGCCGGAGAAGAAAGAGGCTGCAGCCCCGGGCGGCGGCATGGGCGGAATGGGCGGCATGGGTGGCATGGGCGATTTCTGA
- a CDS encoding co-chaperone GroES, which yields MMAIKPLADRVLIKPLDASEEKVGSIFIPDTAKEKPQEGKVEAVGPGRIEDGKHIAMDVKPGDRVLYGKYSGTEIKHNGQDFLIVRESDILAILS from the coding sequence ATCATGGCCATCAAACCGCTGGCTGACAGGGTTCTGATCAAACCGCTCGACGCGTCCGAAGAAAAAGTCGGCTCGATCTTCATTCCGGATACGGCCAAAGAAAAGCCGCAAGAGGGTAAGGTCGAGGCTGTAGGACCGGGACGAATCGAAGACGGAAAGCACATCGCAATGGATGTGAAACCCGGCGATCGTGTACTCTACGGCAAATACTCGGGAACCGAGATCAAGCACAACGGACAGGACTTCCTGATCGTTCGTGAGAGCGATATTCTGGCGATCCTTAGCTGA